One window of Saprospiraceae bacterium genomic DNA carries:
- the rplV gene encoding 50S ribosomal protein L22 codes for MEAVAKLRNCPMSPRKMRLVVDLIRGKNVNDALNILKFTKKEASIWLEKLLLSAINNWEQKHGEGGAEAAKLYVKTAFVDGGMVIKRFQPAPHGRAHRIRKRRNHVTLIVAGSQAINTQSEN; via the coding sequence ATGGAAGCTGTAGCCAAATTGAGAAACTGCCCAATGTCTCCTAGGAAAATGAGACTTGTGGTGGATTTGATCAGAGGTAAAAATGTAAACGACGCACTCAATATATTGAAGTTTACCAAAAAGGAAGCATCAATTTGGCTTGAGAAGTTGTTGCTTTCTGCCATTAATAACTGGGAGCAGAAACATGGAGAAGGCGGTGCGGAAGCAGCAAAACTTTATGTTAAAACAGCATTTGTGGATGGGGGCATGGTTATCAAACGATTTCAACCCGCACCTCACGGACGTGCACATAGAATTCGCAAACGCAGAAACCATGTTACACTTATTGTTGCAGGGAGTCAGGCTATTAATACACAATCAGAAAATTAA
- the rpsS gene encoding 30S ribosomal protein S19, with translation MARSIKKGPFVHHKLMEKIQKSKGAGKKTVIKTWSRASMIIPDMVGETIAVHNGKTFVPVYVTENMVGHKLGEFSPTRTFRSHAGNR, from the coding sequence ATGGCAAGATCAATTAAAAAAGGTCCATTTGTACATCATAAGTTGATGGAAAAAATCCAAAAATCAAAAGGAGCCGGTAAAAAAACCGTGATCAAAACCTGGAGCAGGGCTTCTATGATTATTCCGGATATGGTTGGGGAAACCATTGCGGTACATAATGGAAAAACGTTTGTTCCGGTTTATGTGACGGAAAATATGGTTGGACATAAATTAGGTGAATTTTCTCCAACGCGTACATTTAGATCACACGCAGGTAACAGATAA
- the rplB gene encoding 50S ribosomal protein L2 yields MPVKKLNPITPSMRFRVQLTHEELTTDRPEKSLVESISSTGGRNNQGHRTMRNRGGGHKKQYRKIDFHRDKDGIPGTVKTIEYDPNRSAHIALINYADGEKRYIVAPHGLKVGAKILSGKTATPDVGNTLFLGDVPLGSSIHAIELHPGQGATMVRSAGTAATMMGKEDRYAVIKMPSGEIRRILTTCKATMGSTSNPDHSLEVVGKAGRNRWFGWRPRTRGVAMNPVDHPMGGGEGRASGGHPRSRNGQFAKGAKTRSRNKQSSKLIITRRKTTN; encoded by the coding sequence ATGCCAGTTAAAAAATTAAATCCCATTACGCCCAGCATGCGTTTTCGCGTGCAGCTGACTCATGAAGAGTTAACTACCGATCGTCCTGAAAAATCATTGGTAGAAAGTATCTCTTCAACAGGCGGAAGAAATAATCAGGGCCACCGGACTATGAGAAATCGTGGAGGTGGTCATAAAAAGCAATATCGTAAAATTGATTTTCACAGAGATAAGGATGGTATTCCAGGAACTGTGAAAACAATTGAGTACGATCCAAACCGTTCAGCACATATTGCATTGATCAATTATGCAGATGGGGAAAAACGATACATTGTTGCGCCACATGGATTAAAAGTTGGGGCAAAAATTTTAAGTGGAAAAACAGCCACTCCTGATGTAGGAAACACCCTGTTTCTTGGAGATGTGCCGCTCGGTTCCAGTATTCATGCCATTGAATTGCATCCTGGACAAGGAGCTACGATGGTACGAAGTGCCGGTACTGCTGCAACGATGATGGGAAAAGAAGATCGCTACGCAGTAATTAAAATGCCTTCTGGTGAAATCCGAAGAATTTTAACAACCTGTAAAGCTACTATGGGATCTACTTCAAATCCAGATCACAGTTTGGAGGTAGTAGGGAAAGCAGGAAGAAACAGATGGTTTGGTTGGAGACCACGGACCAGAGGGGTTGCAATGAACCCAGTCGATCACCCAATGGGTGGAGGTGAAGGACGTGCATCCGGAGGACATCCTCGTTCCAGAAATGGTCAATTTGCAAAAGGAGCAAAAACCAGATCGCGGAATAAGCAATCGTCTAAACTTATTATAACAAGAAGAAAAACAACTAATTAA
- the rplW gene encoding 50S ribosomal protein L23, with amino-acid sequence MKQIIIRPMITEKAEKLSTKRNQYTFVVARDVNKIEVSKAIEKMYNVSVESVNTLMMPGKAKSRNSRNAVIKGRKPSYKKAMVTLKAGDEINIFGE; translated from the coding sequence ATGAAGCAAATAATTATAAGACCAATGATTACGGAGAAAGCTGAAAAACTTTCTACCAAAAGAAATCAATACACTTTTGTTGTTGCAAGAGATGTCAATAAAATTGAAGTATCAAAAGCAATAGAGAAAATGTATAACGTTTCTGTAGAATCAGTAAATACCCTGATGATGCCCGGCAAAGCTAAATCCAGAAACTCCAGAAATGCAGTGATCAAAGGACGCAAGCCATCCTATAAAAAAGCAATGGTTACCTTGAAAGCAGGTGATGAAATAAACATATTTGGTGAATAG
- the rplD gene encoding 50S ribosomal protein L4 gives MKLDILSVNGSSTGRSIELPESVFGIEPNEHVLYLAVKEYLANQRQGTHDSKERHAVARSTRKIKRQKGTGGARAGSMKNIMFKGGGRAFGPHPRDYSQKLNKKVKVLARKSALSQKASANGIVVVEDFNINAPKTSEFVGIVKNLNMVNVKSLFVTPDYNENIHLSSRNIPYAALQVAKDLSTYDILNCKKLVLLESSITKIAETLA, from the coding sequence ATGAAATTGGATATACTTAGCGTAAATGGTTCCAGCACGGGAAGAAGTATCGAACTTCCTGAAAGTGTTTTTGGAATTGAACCAAATGAGCATGTCTTATACCTGGCGGTAAAAGAATATTTGGCAAATCAACGTCAGGGAACACATGATTCAAAAGAGCGTCATGCGGTTGCTAGATCAACTCGTAAAATAAAGAGACAAAAAGGAACCGGTGGAGCCAGAGCAGGTTCAATGAAGAATATCATGTTTAAGGGTGGAGGTCGTGCCTTCGGACCGCATCCTAGAGATTATTCTCAAAAGTTGAATAAGAAAGTAAAGGTATTAGCTCGAAAATCAGCACTTTCTCAAAAAGCTTCTGCAAATGGGATCGTGGTTGTTGAAGATTTTAACATCAACGCTCCTAAAACAAGTGAGTTTGTAGGAATTGTGAAAAATCTCAATATGGTGAATGTAAAGTCCTTATTTGTTACACCAGACTATAATGAGAATATACATCTGTCTTCCAGAAACATTCCATATGCTGCATTGCAGGTAGCAAAGGATTTAAGTACCTATGATATATTAAATTGCAAAAAACTGGTATTGTTGGAATCTAGTATTACTAAAATAGCAGAAACGCTTGCATAA
- the rplC gene encoding 50S ribosomal protein L3, with the protein MNGIIGTKIGMTSIYGADGKFIACTVVEVSPNVVTQVKTEESDGYSALQFSYGEAKAKNANRAITGHFAKANTGPKKNSFEFRDCSLNKGLGEEVSLMDIFNEGDTIHASGISKGKGFQGVVKRHGFSGVQNATHGQHNRQRAPGSIGASSYPSKVVKGLRMAGQTGTDNIKVRNLKIARILADKNLLLVKGAIPGHKGSIVIIEKK; encoded by the coding sequence GTGAATGGAATAATTGGAACGAAAATCGGAATGACCAGCATCTATGGTGCAGACGGTAAATTTATTGCCTGTACTGTTGTAGAAGTTTCTCCAAACGTGGTCACTCAAGTTAAAACAGAAGAATCGGATGGTTATTCTGCTTTACAGTTTTCTTATGGTGAAGCAAAGGCAAAAAATGCCAACAGAGCCATAACCGGACACTTTGCCAAAGCAAACACAGGTCCAAAGAAGAATTCATTTGAATTCAGGGATTGCTCTTTGAATAAAGGACTTGGCGAAGAAGTTAGTTTGATGGACATCTTTAATGAAGGGGACACCATACATGCTTCTGGTATATCAAAAGGAAAGGGATTTCAAGGGGTAGTTAAAAGACATGGGTTTAGTGGAGTTCAAAATGCTACCCACGGTCAACATAACAGACAACGGGCTCCAGGTTCAATTGGTGCATCTTCTTATCCATCAAAGGTGGTCAAAGGATTGCGTATGGCCGGACAAACAGGAACTGACAACATTAAAGTGCGAAATTTGAAAATTGCTCGCATTTTGGCAGATAAGAATTTATTATTGGTTAAAGGAGCCATTCCAGGTCACAAAGGCTCTATTGTTATCATAGAAAAAAAGTAA
- the rpsJ gene encoding 30S ribosomal protein S10 — translation MNQKIRIKLRSYDHNLVDKSTEKIVKTVRNSGAVVAGPIPLPTEKEIFTVLRSPHVNKKAREQFQLRTHKRLIEIYTPTNKTVDALSKLELPSGVDIQVKLS, via the coding sequence ATGAATCAAAAAATTCGGATCAAACTTCGTTCTTACGACCATAACCTGGTTGATAAAAGTACGGAGAAAATTGTAAAAACCGTGCGCAACAGCGGTGCTGTAGTTGCCGGTCCGATTCCGCTGCCAACTGAGAAAGAAATATTTACCGTGTTGCGCTCGCCACACGTGAATAAAAAAGCTCGGGAGCAGTTTCAACTTCGGACGCACAAGCGCCTTATCGAGATTTACACACCCACCAATAAAACGGTGGATGCATTGTCAAAACTCGAATTGCCGAGCGGGGTGGATATTCAGGTTAAATTATCCTGA